The proteins below are encoded in one region of Penicillium psychrofluorescens genome assembly, chromosome: 4:
- a CDS encoding uncharacterized protein (ID:PFLUO_005975-T1.cds;~source:funannotate) has product MRYPLDHSALYNGNRTVTLHDDCIFDGGPDGYDGGTFPVDDRQTWVDYTIQVAGGNTFGGEGCNGAGDSTYNWSDYSALCGDDGIITYINQMEIAYLNWETPPPFVAMIQDPTYASCVADIEAALSSWN; this is encoded by the exons ATGCGGTATCCTCTAGACCATAGCGCTCTTTACAACGGTAACCGAACTGTGACGCTTCACGACGATTGCATTTTCGATGGCGGTCCAGACGGTTATGATGGCGGCACTTTCCCAGTCGACGATCGGCAGACCTGGGTCGACTATACGATCCAAGTTGCCGGGGGCAATACCTTTGGAGGAGAGGGATGCAACGGTGCAGGCGACTCGACCTATAACTGGTCAGACTACAGTGCCCTATGTGGCGACGACGGCATCATCACCTACATCAACCAGATGGAAATTGCATACCTTAAC TGGGAAACTCCGCCACCCTTTGTGGCCATGATTCAGGATCCAACCTACGCCAGTTGCGTCGCTGACATCGAAGCTGCCCTCAGCTCATGGAACTGA
- a CDS encoding uncharacterized protein (ID:PFLUO_005980-T1.cds;~source:funannotate) gives MGFTRLLLLAAAAQNALAIGFSTYTIIFEGQDHTAIIDDFNTLAQNYGSQGVSVIPRVCYQTPGTQDITTEPDTSVLFPEVTQFAQVFEDASSTINIPVIQAGFLGQWGEWHDGQYCQNQGTADTTADLAIKKQVVDTLLGSGLKVAMRYPSDHSAIYNGSRTVTLHDDCIFDGGLTGYDGGTFPSDDRQTWVDYTIQVAGGNTFGGEGCNNAGDANYDWSDYTDVCGDNGIITYINQMEIAYMNWETPGPFAAMIEDSSQATCVANIKAALASHN, from the exons ATGGGTTTCACTCggctccttctcctcgccgcggCTGCGCAGAACGCTCTCGCCATCGGCTTCTCGACCTATACAATCATCTTCGAAG GGCAGGACCACActgccatcatcgacgaTTTCAACACCCTCGCCCAGAACTACGGCAGCCAGGGAGTCTCCGTCATTCCTCGTGTCTGCTACCAGACACCGGGCACCCAGGACATCACCACGGAGCCAGACACGAGTGTTTTGTTTCCCGAGGTCACGCAGTTTGCGCAGGTCTTTGAAGACGCTTCGTCAACCATCAACATCCCAGTGATTCAAGCTGGCTTCCTCGGACAGTGGGGAGAGTGGCAT GACGGACAGTACTGCCAGAACCAGGGCACAGCCGATACTACAGCCGATCTAGCTATCAAAAAGCAGGTTGTAGACACCCTTTTGGGAAGCGGTCTCAAGGTTGCCATGCGGTACCCTAGCGACCACAGCGCCATCTATAATGGTAGCCGCACCGTGACGCTTCACGACGATTGCATCTTTGATGGTGGCCTGACTGGTTATGATGGTGGCACGTTCCCCTCGGACGACCGCCAGACCTGGGTCGACTACACTATTCAAGTGGCTGGAGGAAACACCTTTGGAGGAGAGGGATGCAACAATGCAGGCGACGCGAACTACGACTGGTCCGACTATACCGACGTGTGCGGCGACAACGGCATCATCACCTACATCAACCAGATGGAAATTGCTTACATGAAC TGGGAAACTCCCGGACCCTTTGCTGCCATGATCGAGGATTCTTCCCAAGCCACCTGCGTCGCCAACATCAAGGCGGCCCTCGCAAGTCATAACTAA
- a CDS encoding uncharacterized protein (ID:PFLUO_005978-T1.cds;~source:funannotate), whose translation MSTIVEPKNNGINVDDDFDVAEMEKTDSDLLDIRAKDAQEVEHSLTALEAVKAYPMALFWSVTVSMCVIMEGYDTILIGNFFAYPTFAKKYGQYIDSNGNYQLTAAWQSGLNDSGGVGAFFGVLLNGYLVDKFGQKRVIIGALVTMCAMVLVTFFAPNVGVLLAGEVLCGLPWGVFASSAPAYASEVLPLQLRVFMTSYTNMCFIIGQLIAAGVLAGLEGRTDQWSYRIPFALQWLWPAFLIPLMFFAPESPWYLVRKGRFAEAELSLTRLQRKTANINVKDTLATIIHTDNLERELTAGTSYWDCFRGPEAWRTEIACVAFVGQVTSGMGFAYNSTYFFQQVGLTTRQTYLLNTGCTAMALTGTLVSWFAVLPYFGRRQIYLVGMSTLTIILFIIGILNVWTTKEHVAMAQAVLCLIWTFFFQMSIGQLGWALPAEVGSTRLRQKTVCLARNAYYVANVIQGVLQPYLMNPADWNVKGYAGFVWGATAFVTLVWAFFRLPETKGRTFEELDWLFAQKTPTRKFRTTEVNIFDREGRETLQAVAVARK comes from the exons ATGTCCACTATCGTGGAACCAAAGAACAACGGCATCAACGTCGACGATGACTTTGACgtcgccgagatggagaagaccGATTCCGACCTGCTCGACATCAGAGCCAAGGACGCGCAAGAGGTCGAGCACTCCCTCACGGCCTTGGAAGCGGTCAAGGCCTATCCCATGGCTCTGTTCTGGAGTGTGACCGTGTCCATGTGTGTCATCATGGAAGGATACGACACCATCTT GATCGGAAACTTCTTTGCATACCCAACCTTTGCCAAGAAATACGGCCAGTACATCGACTCGAACGGAAACTACCAGCTCACGGCGGCATGGCAAAGCGGCCTCAACGATTCCGGCGGCGTGGGTGCCTTCTTTGGCGTGCTACTCAACGGCTACCTGGTGGACAAGTTCGGGCAGAAGCgggtcatcatcggcgcaCTAGTGACCATGTGCGCCATGGTCCTcgtcaccttcttcgccccTAACGTGGGTGTCCTCCTGGCGGGTGAGGTCCTCTGCGGCTTGCCCTGGGGCGTGTTTGCGTCTTCCGCTCCGGCCTATGCCTCCGAGGTGCTGCCCCTGCAGCTTAGGGTATTCATGACTAGCTACACCAACATGTGCTTTATCATCGGACAGCTTATCGCCGCGGGCGTGCTCGCCGGTCTAGAGGGGCGCACGGATCAGTGGTCCTACCGGATCCCCTTTGCGCTACAGTGGTTGTGGCCGGCCTTCCTTATCCCTCTCATGTTCTTTGCGCCAGAGTCGCCCTGGTATCTCGTCCGCAAGGGCCGTTTCGCCGAAGCCGAGCTCTCCTTGACCCGGCTACAGCGCAAGACTGCCAACATTAACGTCAAGGACACCCTAGCGACCATCATCCACACCGACAACCTAGAGCGCGAGCTGACCGCCGGCACTAGCTACTGGGACTGCTTCCGCGGCCCCGAGGCCTGGCGTACCGAGATTGCCTGCGTGGCCTTCGTTGGCCAGGTCACGAGCGGCATGGGCTTCGCATACAACTCGACCTACTTCTTCCAGCAGGTGGGACTCACAACGCGACAGACCTACCTGCTCAACACGGGATGTACTGCCATGGCGCTCACGGGCACCTTGGTTAGCTGGTTCGCCGTGCTGCCGTACTTTGGCCGGCGACAAATCTACCTCGTCGGCATGTCTACGTTGACtatcatcctcttcatcatcggcattCTCAACGTGTGGACTACCAAGGAGCACGTCGCCATGGCCCAGGCCGTCTTATGCCTGATTTGgacctttttcttccagatGAGTATCGGCCAACTCGGTTGGGCCCTACCCGCGGAGGTTGGCAGTACCCGCCTGCGCCAGAAGACGGTCTGCCTGGCCCGCAACGCCTACTACGTCGCCAACGTCATCCAGGGCGTCCTGCAGCCGTACCTCATGAACCCCGCCGACTGGAACGTCAAGGGCTATGCCGGTTTCGTCTGGGGCGCCACCGCCTTCGTGACGCTGGTATGGGCCTTTTTCCGCCtccccgagaccaagggcCGCACCTTTGAGGAGCTGGATTGGCTGTTTGCGCAGAAGACGCCGACGCGCAAGTTCCGCACCACCGAGGTCAACATCTTTGATCGTGAGGGCCGCGAGACGCTACAGGCCGTCGCTGTAGCGCGCAAATAG
- a CDS encoding uncharacterized protein (ID:PFLUO_005979-T1.cds;~source:funannotate) yields the protein MGSRADGVNGHLAQDAIVVQGTTFSINGRGMSYRFHVDDATTELVSDHYGGRVSEAPIACHQEPYSHGGWSKMYPIRREFPDLGRGDVRSPAIRIRHAAGHTVSKFQYQSHTILEGKPALDGLPSTIGQAGQAQTLIIHLLDSYSSVAVDLCYAVFPQHDAIARSVKVTNKGSEEIVVEKLASFSVDLPFADYDLLGLRGDWGRECTQHRRHVGYGSQGHTSFESAAGYSSHTNNPFMALLSSDATENRGDVWGFSLIYSGSFTAEVEKNPHGSVRALMGLNGHQLSWPLKPGEHLTSPECVSVFARDGGVGAMSRKFHDVFRQHLIRSSFVDQPRPPLLNDWEGVKFDFDQQNIIDMARETAALGLSIFVMDDGWFGVKHPRVDDHAGLGDWEPNPDRFPKGLAPPIEELTQFEVAGTQDRLKFGIWVEPEMVSPKSELYEQHPDWVLHAGEYPRTEIRYQLILNLALPEVQDYIIASISKVVSSAPISYVKWDNNRGMHEVASPSTYHAYMLGLYRVLDTLTARFPDVLWEGCASGGGRFDAGILQYFPQSWASDNTDAVDRLSIQFGITTVYPASSMGCHVSRVPNEVTHRMTSVTFRAHVAMMGGSFGLELEPSKIPDEERKELPELLQLAKKINPIVINGSLWKLSLPWQSQHPAAMYVCQDGSQAVLFAFQTVGTPAHCLPTVQLQGLDANATYLLDGKDKYSGATLMNGGMQFAFQGDFDSRVVFLEKL from the exons ATGGGCTCACGCGCAGATGGTGTCAATGGCCACTTGGCGCAAGACG CCATCGTGGTCCAAGGCACAACATTCTCCATCAATGGCAGGGGCATGTCCTATCGCTTCCATGTCGACGATGCCACCACCGAACTGGTGTCAGACCATTATGGCGGACGCGTCTCAGAAGCACCAATAGCCTGTCACCAAGAGCCCTACAGTCACGGTGGCTGGTCCAAGATGTATCCCATCAGGCGAGAGTTTCCCGACCTTGGCCGAGGCGACGTCCGCTCGCCGgccatccgcatccgccacGCAGCCGGTCACACCGTCAGTAAATTCCAGTACCAGTCGCACACCATCTTGGAGGGCAAGCCAGCGCTGGATGGGCTCCCCTCCACGATTGGCCAAGCCGGTCAGGCGCAGACCCTCATCATTCACCTGCTCGACTCTTACAGCTCTGTGGCGGTCGATCTCTGCTACGCAGTCTTTCCCCAGCACGATGCCATTGCCCGCAGCGTCAAGGTCACCAACAAGGGATCCGAGGAGATtgtggtggagaagctcgcTAGTTTCAGCGTCGACTTGCCTTTTGCCGATTATGACCTGCTCGGCCTGCGTGGGGATTGGGGTCGCGAATGCACGCAGCATCGTCGCCACGTAGGCTACGGGTCCCAGGG CCACACCAGCTTTGAAAGCGCAGCCGGATACTCGTCTCACACCAACAATCCCTTCATGGCCTTGCTCTCATCCGATGCCACGGAGAATCGGGGCGATGTGTGGGGGTTCTCCCTGATCTACTCGGGCTCCTTCACggccgaggtcgagaagAACCCGCACGGTTCCGTGCGCGCCTTGATGGGTCTCAACGGCCACCAGCTCTCTTGGCCGCTGAAGCCAGGGGAGCATCTCACATCCCCGGAATGCGTCTCCGTCTTTGCCAGAGACGGTGGCGTTGGCGCCATGTCGCGCAAATTCCACGACGTGTTCCGCCAACACTTGATTCGGAGCTCCTTTGTTGACCAGCCTCGCCCTCCTCTTCTGAACGACTGGGAAGGAGTGAAGTTCGACTTTGATCAGCAGAATATCATTGACATGGCGAGGGAAACAGCCGCTCTGGGCCTCAGCATCTTCGTCATGGATGATGGCTGGTTCGGCGTCAAACATCCACGCGTCGATGACCACGCCGGTCTTGGAGACTGGGAACCGAACCCCGACCGCTTCCCCAAAGGTCTTGCACCGCCCATCGAAGAGCTGACGCAGTTCGAAGTGGCCGGGACGCAGGACAGGCTGAAATTCGGCATCTGGGTCGAGCCCGAGATGGTGAGCCCCAAGTCGGAGCTGTACGAGCAGCATCCAGACTGGGTCCTTCACGCGGGCGAGTATCCTAGGACGGAAATCCGGTACCAGCTTATCTTGAACCTGGCGCTGCCCGAGGTCCAGGACTACATCATCGCCAGCATCTCCAAGGTGGTCTCTAGCGCTCCCATTTCCTACGTGAAGTGGGATAACAACCGCGGCATGCACGAGGTTGCTTCGCCATCGACCTACCACGCCTACATGCTTGGTCTGTATCGCGTTCTGGACACTCTGACTGCTCGCTTCCCAGACGTGCTCTGGGAGGGCTGCGCCTCGGGAGGCGGCCGGTTCGACGCAGGCATCCTGCAATACTTCCCGCAGTCCTGGGCATCAGATAATACTGACGCGGTGGACCGTCTGTCCATCCAGTTCGGCATTACCACCGTGTACCCGGCGTCGTCCATGGGATGCCACGTCTCCCGTGTGCCCAACGAGGTCACCCACCGTATGACGTCCGTCACCTTCCGCGCTCACGTCGCCATGATGGGTGGCTCGttcggcctcgagctcgagcCAAGCAAGATCCCGGACGAAGAACGGAAGGAGCTGCCcgagcttctccagctggcGAAAAAGATCAACCCGATCGTGATCAACGGATCCCTGTGGAAGCTCAGTCTGCCATGGCAGTCGCAACACCCGGCGGCCATGTACGTCTGCCAGGACGGCAGCCAGGCGGTCCTGTTTGCGTTCCAGACTGTTGGCACTCCCGCGCACTGCCTGCCGACTGTGCAGCTGCAGGGACTTGATGCTAATGCTACGTACTTGCTCGACGGTAAGGATAAGTATTCTGGCGCAACGCTGATGAATGGCGGAATGCAATTCGCTTTCCAAGGAGACTTTGACAGCAGAGTCGTGTTCCTGGAGAAGCTGTGA
- a CDS encoding uncharacterized protein (ID:PFLUO_005982-T1.cds;~source:funannotate), translated as MAEFVRAQIFGTTFEITSRYTDLQPVGMGAFGLVCSARDQLTGQPVAVKKIMKPFSTPVLSKRTYRELKLLKHLRHENIISLSDIFISPLEDLYFVTELLGTDLHRLLTSRPLEKQFIQYFLYQILRGLKYVHSAGVVHRDLKPSNILINENCDLKICDFGLARIQDPQMTGYVSTRYYRAPEIMLTWQKYDVEVDIWSAGCIFAEMLEGKPLFPGKDHVNQFSIITELLGTPPDDVIGTICSENTLRFVKSLPKRERQPLSMKFKNADSEAVDMLERMLVFDPKKRIRAEDALAHAYLAPYHDPTDEPVALEKFDWSFNDADLPVDTWKIMMYSEILDFHNIDQNSEAGQILVESGVHGNHQNSFA; from the exons ATGGCCGAATTCGTGCGTGCCCAGATCTTCGGCACCACGTTCGAGATCACCAGCCG GTATACGGACCTGCAACCGGTTGGAATGGGTGCATTTGGCCTGGTCTG CTCGGCAAGAGACCAATTGACAGGGCAGCCGGTCGccgtgaagaagatcatGAAGCCCTTTAGCACCCCGGTGCTCTCCAAGCGAACCTACCGCgagctgaagctgctcaagcaTCTGCGACATGAGAAC ATCATCAGCCTCAGtgacatcttcatctccccACTAGAGGACCT TTATTTCGTGACCGAGCTTCTGGGGACCGATCTCCACCGTCTCCTGACGTCTAGGCCGCTGGAGAAACAATTCATCCAGTACTTCCTCTACCAAATCTTG CGTGGGTTGAAATACGTTCATTCGGCCGGTGTGGTCCACCGAGACCTGAAACCCAGCAACATCCTCATTAATGAAAACTGCGATCTCAAAATTTGCGATTTCGGCCTTGCCCGCATCCAGGACCCGCAGATGACCGGCTACGTCTCAACCCGGTACTATCGGGCTCCCGAGATCATGCTCACCTGGCAGAAATACGACGTAGAGGTGGACATCTGGAGTGCGGGCTGCATTTTCGCCGAAATGTTGGAAGGAAAGCCGCTGTTTCCCGGCAAGGATCACGTGAATCAGTTCTCGATCATCACGGAACTTCTGGGTACTCCTCCGGATGATGTGATTGGAACCATCTGCAGCGAAAAC ACGCTCCGGTTTGTCAAGTCGTTACCAAAGCGTGAACGCCAGCCCCTCTCAATGAAGTTCAAGAACGCGGATTCCGAAG CCGTGGACATGCTCGAGCGCATGCTGGTTTTCGACccgaagaagcgcatccGGGCCGAGGACGCACTGGCCCACGCCTACCTGGCACCATACCACGATCCGACAGACGAGCCGGTCGCCCTGGAGAAGTTCGACTGGTCGTTTAATGACGCGGATCTGCCCGTGGACACCTGGAAGATCATGATGTACTCGGAGATCCTTGACTTCCACAACATCGATCAAAACTCGGAGGCAGGCCAAATTCTAGTAGAGAGCGGCGTTCATGGCAACCATCAGAACTCCTTCGCATAG
- a CDS encoding uncharacterized protein (ID:PFLUO_005981-T1.cds;~source:funannotate), whose protein sequence is MGVQHGQDPIVLVIDFHHARGPEIEFTVGDEGTDPATENDWSLLPFMALSDGAHLSTEEFSYFTLCQKESPTSPATSLFGIACSRQMDSSRLLNRSPEVTRSTVQKAVVVVTDSPQSVGQLREKLSVVTSAWFAQRDFSDIEILKKFREGLRMSLLNDDGAKDQTLGLSLREMIHEFKHQTLVLFKGLLLQPKMLFFGSRCERLCMIQFSLISLIPGLIHSLQDCADPAFDNYAQTVEKPTSLKTSDRASLLAYMGLPLQIFGKGSMFGPYTPLQQLDLLADDGTKSYVVGSTNSLLLQQKDRYSDILINLDEDTITIPSIPLRTALALSVADRRWIDLLTQIVNETWDEAHPNQPKTHGFMGSEEFIRLQFEEYLLALLSSMKYHEELSSTSGDSANRGRAQLQNFNIEGDPALDFNPDFLTKWQKTANYALFSRLTSDALLFSITEPKHPSAGGLTVDDIQRRLSQQVADLHLDERVREGREALNRHLSTGQKRVSAAFNSFWSDIESMREAQKKRNEEKSSPSQHSSTDKGGPGSPPSDSNTDASAGWFAGRRTGSIDVSQAQASVNAAGQKAGSYFSSWGSWASEKRREWQDKRSASPSGGGGGGMTTSPSAPTLAVVTEAVETDRGRRRSMHRQSEDSNGLNRSLSRRKRWSNMLLRRDSGEFAAQKPDESLGSDLSGLDQPYPKSPLSRGFPAYETESEERTKEDEKPESEPADEDGFSAVPLSSNEGLGVDLKKDEGVTQDEPGTLHIAESTPETFKENESPHPK, encoded by the exons ATGGGCGTCCAGCACGGACAGGACCCGATTGTCCTGGTGATCGACTTCCACCATGCTCG GGGACCGGAAATCGAATTCACCGTCGGCGATGAGGGGACCGACCCCGCGACAGAGAACGACTGGTCTCTGCTGCCATTCATGGCCTTGTCTGATGGCGCACACCT GTCGACCGAGGAATTCTCCTATTTCACCCTCTGCCAAAAGGAATCCCCCACATCCCCCGCCACGTCCCTGTTCGGTATCGCGTGCTCCCGCCAGATGGATTCCAGTCGCCTACTCAATCGCTCGCCGGAGGTGACGAGGTCAACAGTGCAGAAAGCTGTGGTGGTCGTGACGGACAGTCCCCAGAGCGTGGGGCAGTTGCGGGAGAAGCTCTCGGTGGTGACCTCGGCGTGGTTTGCACAACG GGATTTCTCGGATATTGAAATCTTGAAG AAATTCCGAGAGGGTCTCCGAATGAGTTTGCTGAATGATGATGGCGCGAAAGATCAGACTTTGG GTCTATCTCTCCGAGAGATGATTCATGAATTCAAACACCAGACCCTCGTTCTCTTCAAGGGACTATTGCTGCAGCCCAAgatgctcttcttcggctcTCGCTGCGAGCGCCTGTGCATGATCCAGTTCTCGCTAATCTCTTTAATACCTGGCCTCATCCACAGCCTCCAGGACTGCGCAGACCCGGCATTCGACAACTATGCGCAGACTGTCGAGAAGCCAACATCGCTCAAGACAAGTGACCGAGCTTCTC TGTTGGCCTATATGGGCCTGCCATTACAGATATTCGGAAAG GGGAGCATGTTTGGACCATACACACCTCTTCAGCAGCTGGATCTGCTGGCGGATGACGGAACCAAGTCGTACGTGGTGGGTTCTACGAACTCGCTTCTTCTACAGCAAAAGGACCGATACAGCGACATCTTGATCAAC CTCGATGAGGACACCATCACGATTCCGTCAATTCCGCTTCGAACCGCTCTGGCTCTCTCTGTAGCTGACCGGCGCTGGATCGACCTTCTGACCCAAATCGTTAATGAAACCTGGGACGAGGCTCACCCGAATCAGCCCAAAACCCACGGATTCATGGGGTCTGAAGAGTTCATTCGACTTCAGTTTGAAGAGTACCTGTTGGCATTGCTCTCTTCCATGAAATATCACGAAGAgctctcatccacatcagGGGATTCTGCCAACCGAGGCCGAGCACAGCTACAAAACTTCAACATCGAAGGAGATCCTGCGCTCGACTTCAACCCGGACTTCCTGACCAAGTGGCAGAAAACTGCCAACTACGCCTTATTCTCGCGCCTCACCTCCGACGCGCTCTTATTCTCCATAACCGAGCCGAAACACCCCAGTGCGGGGGGGCTGACGGTGGACGACATCCAGCGCCGGTTATCCCAGCAAGTAGCCGATCTCCATCTGGATGAGCGGGTGCGCGAGGGCCGGGAGGCGCTCAACCGCCACCTTTCAACGGGACAGAAGAGAGTGAGCGCTGCGTTTAACAGTTTCTGGTCGGATATCGAATCTATGCGCGAAGCCCAGAAGAAACGGAACGAGGAAAAATCCTCACCATCGCAGCACTCTTCCACTGATAAAGGCGGCCCAGGGTCCCCACCATCCGACTCCAACACCGACGCCTCTGCGGGATGGTTCGCTGGTCGGCGAACAGGCTCCATTGACGTCTCCCAGGCTCAAGCCTCCGTAAACGCAGCCGGCCAAAAAGCGGGCTCATATTTCAGTTCCTGGGGTTCCTGGGCCAGCGAGAAACGCCGGGAATGGCAAGACAAACGCAGCGCCTCGcctagtggtggtggtggcggtggcatgACCACATCCCCTTCCGCACCGACCTTGGCCGTGGTGACCGAGGCCGTCGAGACAGACCGCGGCCGCCGGCGCTCCATGCACCGACAAAGCGAAGACTCCAACGGGTTGAACCGCAGTCTCAGTCGTCGCAAGCGATGGAGCAATATGCTCCTCCGTCGTGACAGCGGCGAGTTCGCGGCGCAGAAACCTGATGAGAGTCTCGGGTCGGATCTGTCGGGTCTTGATCAGCCGTATCCGAAATCGCCTCTTTCGAGGGGCTTCCCGGCTTATGAGACTGAGAGTGAAGAGAGAACGAAAGAGGATGAGAAACCAGAATCAGAGCCTGCGGACGAGGATGGCTTCTCGGCTgtccctctctcttccaaTGAAGGCCTCGGAGTGGACTTGAAGAAAGATGAGGGTGTAACTCAGGACGAGCCGGGCACACTACACATCGCTGAGTCTACTCCTGAGACTTTCAAGGAGAACGAATCTCCTCATCCCAAGTGA
- a CDS encoding uncharacterized protein (ID:PFLUO_005976-T1.cds;~source:funannotate) has translation MATDTTTTTTTTTTTGSPSLLERLNRDGFVLIPKAVSGDTFARLRDAATAATSMAREGRWRDVRTLPKQFPPWNTSGPNPTADGIWGVQGVMHPDMPGRDEFVHMYFSDAIIEPTLELLQCERDDLVLELFNMLIRPTKDFELRWHRDDIPATATAEEELERLGKPAFSAQWNFALFDDSSLVIVPGSHRRARTDAERAAGPFEKTLPGQLVVQMHPGDIVFYNNNILHRGVYDSKVERMTLHGSAGHLNGASLRARNVLQHGLRDWIDRLSFDALDEQQRALAEHMRSNLIKMAGDASDVGYSLSG, from the coding sequence ATGGCCACAGacaccactaccaccaccaccaccaccaccaccacgggctctccctctctcctcgAGCGTCTCAATCGCGATGGCTTCGTTCTCATCCCTAAAGCTGTCTCCGGCGATACCTTCGCCCGGCTTCGCGatgccgccaccgccgccacatCTATGGCACGCGAAGGCCGCTGGCGCGACGTCCGCACGCTACCCAAACAGTTCCCACCCTGGAACACCTCAGGACCGAACCCAACCGCGGACGGCATCTGGGGCGTCCAGGGCGTCATGCACCCGGACATGCCCGGCCGCGATGAGTTCGTGCACATGTACTTCTCCGACGCCATAATTGAGCCCACGCTTGAGCTGCTGCAGTGTGAGCGAGACGACCTTGTTCTTGAGCTGTTCAACATGCTCATCCGGCCCACGAAGGACTTTGAGCTGCGCTGGCACCGCGATGACATCCCCGCCACCGCCACagctgaggaggagctcgagcgTCTAGGCAAGCCCGCGTTCTCGGCACAATGGAACTTCGCACTCTTCGACGACAGCAGCCTCGTAATCGTGCCGGGCTCGCACCGCCGCGCGCGCACTGACGCTGAGCGCGCCGCTGGGCCATTTGAGAAGACGCTCCCAGGGCAGCTGGTCGTGCAGATGCACCCCGGCGACATTGTCTtctacaacaacaacatcctgCACCGTGGCGTCTACGACTCGAAGGTTGAGCGCATGACCTTGCACGGCAGCGCTGGCCACCTCAACGGCGCCTCCTTGCGTGCGCGTAACGTCCTTCAGCACGGCCTGCGGGACTGGATCGACCGCCTGAGCTTCGATGCTCTGgatgagcagcagcgggcGCTTGCTGAGCACATGCGAAGCAACCTGATCAAGATGGCCGGGGATGCTAGCGATGTTGGGTACTCCCTTAGCGGCTAG
- a CDS encoding uncharacterized protein (ID:PFLUO_005977-T1.cds;~source:funannotate) gives MNSTIAAHVDIFMTYIFPIMPAVDGAQLISDATNLQTLPVPRYALLLALCAITRIQLRLDQENPIEGDEATLCLVGTRGMSGVDFLAAAEQVRSQFTLADGMSQEAILTSFFLFVSYANIEKYDNAWVYLSQSICMAMLLGYDREPPDVPLSPKELNMRRKIFWLLFVTER, from the coding sequence ATGAACTCCACTATCGCCGCTCATGTCGACATTTTCATGACATACATATTCCCAATCATGCCGGCCGTTGATGGAGCGCAGCTCATCTCCGATGCCACAAACCTGCAAACATTGCCTGTGCCCCGCTacgcgctgctgctggctcTCTGCGCCATAACCAGAATACAGCTTCGACTTGACCAGGAAAACCCCATTGAAGGAGATGAGGCAACTCTGTGTTTGGTTGGCACCAGGGGCATGTCCGGGGTTGATTTCCTGGCTGCTGCAGAACAAGTGCGGAGCCAGTTCACTCTGGCAGACGGCATGAGCCAAGAGGCCATTCTCActtccttctttctgttcGTGTCATACGCAAATATCGAAAAATACGACAATGCCTGGGTGTATCTGAGTCAAAGCATATGCATGGCAATGCTTCTCGGTTACGACCGGGAGCCCCCAGACGTGCCTTTGTCTCCCAAGGAGTTGAACATGCGTCGCAAAATATTCTGGCTACTCTTCGTAACAGAAAGGTAA